CGATCCATGTACCCGGAGGCAGGGTAATTGTTTTTGCATTATGACGAAAGATTATGTTTTGGTCACATTATTAAAATGAAAATATTTTCATCGGGAATAATTATATCCAAAAATATAACGGTATTATGCAAATGATTACCTTCGCATTACACTGAGCTGTTTTCCGTTATGGGCGACAATGCATTCCGAGACGAAGAAATCATCCGAAGCATTCTCCGGGAAGGGATGAGCCATAAGTATTCCATCCTTTACAAAAAGTATTATCAAAGGGTTCTGGATAAGTGTTATACTATGGTAAAAAACAAGGAAAAGGCCAGGGAACTCGCTCAGGAAATATTTGCCAAGGCTTTCGAAATGTTGGGCACCTTTCAGGGAAGGTCGTCTTTTTCTTCCTGGTTATATTCCATTACCTATAACCATTGTATTGATTATCTCAGGATACAGAAGAAGATAAGTTATCCCGACTGGGACAGGGATAATGTTCTTCCGGATATATTTGAACCGGTGGAGGAGGATTTTTCAGAAACGGATTATGATATGCTGATGAAAATACTTGATAAGATACATCCTGAGGAGAAAGCCCTGTTGCTTATGAAATATCAGGATGGGATATCGATACACAATATAAGTACGGCGCTCAGGATCAGCGAAAGCGCAGCAAAAATGAGGTTGAAGCGGGCAAAGGCAAGGGTATTATATTTATACCGTGAGATGAAACCGGAAGGATAATGTGACTTTGTAAGCGGAACAGCGTCATAAGTTTAATCAAAAAGTTATACATGAAGGATTTTCTCCGTCATATAACCACGGGTAGTTTGAATGAAATACCGGAATCAGTCCTGGATGCATTTAAAAATGAATTTCCGGAGGCAATTAATACAGAATGGTATAAAGCAGCAGATGGATTTGAGGCGGTGTTTCACGATGAAGGCATAGAAAAGATAGCCATATTTGGCGATCAGGGAACAATTCTTATCCTGGAAGAAAATCTTTCAGTTGATTCCATCCCCTTGGCAATCGCTGATTTGGTCAGGGACATGGGGAAGATCATGAATTACATTCGCGTTAATAATAAGGGGGTGGTCACCTTTGAGCTAATCCTTCGTGACAGAAACTGGCACCGTCACCTCCTGGAGGTAAGCCCGGAAGGAGTTGTTTTAAACAAACGCCGGCTGTAATACCGGCATTGTTGTCTTAATAATTGTAGCTGTCGTCCGAATACGATCCTTCATCCACAGAATCCAGGTCATCATCCCGGTAAAAATCATCGGAGTCAAGACGATTTAATTCTGCTTCGCACTTCGGACAAACATCCAGGTCAAATTCTTCAGTGTCAAAAGGTTCTCCACACCTGATACATGTCGTTTCCATGTTATTGCTGGTTTTTAATGATTTTGTTAAACGGTTTAGACGAAATTATGTTTTAAAAGTAACAGGAAAAACTCTTCGATAGGAAAGAAATTGTGAACTACGAACTGGAGATACAGTGTTTTTTCTGCTCAAAGGCATAATAAGTGATCCTTACTTAGGATTTAATTTATAAGAATGACTTTCCTTATCCCTTCTTTTTGGAAAAAGAAAGGCTGAAATAATTGTTTTTAAAAGGTCGAAAACCAAAAAAGCTGAGATACCTCCCACAATGATATACGTTATTCCTTCGCTATCGAAAGTTATCCCAGGAATAAAGTTTTCCCATGTCTTTCGGGCAATTTTCCAATCAGCATGACCAATGAAAACAAACAGTTTGGTAAAAGGACCTGCTTCTGTAATTGCGTTTAATCCTGCTTCCAGAGACATTATCCTTTCGGCAATTTCCGGAATATCATATTCATTCATAATATTTCTGGCTTCATCAATATGCCCTCCAACACGTTGAATATATTGGGAAATGAATTGCGGGAACTGTCCGAAAAGCATACCTCCGAACAAGCCTGCTGCAACAGTAAAAATCCCATTGATCTTCCTTAACAGCCATTGTTTTCTTTTCATTTTTAATTCTGTTAATGCTTAGTGTATTATTGCGATAAAAATAGTATAAATTCAAAGTGTTTATACCACCGAAGACACTATATCCGGAAAACATATTTTCAGACCTTATTCTGACAGGATTTGATTATATACCTTATGTATTACTCGCAAAACAACGCTATGAGGTAGTATTATAATCACATGAAAATCTCAGTGCCATATTCTCCTACTACAAAAGTCAATTCTAAGCTGAGAAATTTTAATTAACCTATAGAAGGGTTGCTTCTGGAATTAGTAGTATTTTTGAATAAATGAATTCCAGGGAATGAAAAATCAACGATCATTTTTAAAGGTGATATCAGACATAACCGCTTTTTTATTCACGTTATCTTTATTTGTGGTTATCATTTATTATTATAATAAAATTCCCGAAACAATTCCGGTTCATTACAATGCAACAGGGGAGGCTGATGGGTTTGGACACAAGAGATCCATCTGGCTTATTCCTTTCGTTTCGTTGTTTATGTTTTCCGGCTTGTTTTTATTAAGCCGTTTTATTGAGAGATTTCGGTTAAAGCAAAACGGGCAGCAAACTAAACAAAAAGTAGGTGCAATATATTTAATCCGTGCTATAAATATTATTATTTCCTCCGGATTCTTTTATATAGGGTTAAGTACAATTCAAGTCTCCCTGAAAATAACGACAGGTTTGAGCGTTTGGTTTCTCCCGGTTTTCCTGGGGGCTTTAGTAATTGTTATAGGCTTATTTATATATTGGATTAAAAGGAATAAGTAAAGTGGTTGGTTCCCGTATTATGTTGGGGAGCATTATGGATGTTCAGTACATTATGTCCCATTTTTACAATTTTAGAAGGGTTATGGGAAATATTTTTGCAACCTAAAACCAAAATCCTGGCGGAAGGCAAGGGGGTATTTTGCCATCTTCACCGACAGTGAAGGTAACCGGATGGGGTTATACGGTGATAAGTGATACCATTTTACCAATAAACT
The sequence above is drawn from the Bacteroidota bacterium genome and encodes:
- a CDS encoding RNA polymerase sigma factor, producing MGDNAFRDEEIIRSILREGMSHKYSILYKKYYQRVLDKCYTMVKNKEKARELAQEIFAKAFEMLGTFQGRSSFSSWLYSITYNHCIDYLRIQKKISYPDWDRDNVLPDIFEPVEEDFSETDYDMLMKILDKIHPEEKALLLMKYQDGISIHNISTALRISESAAKMRLKRAKARVLYLYREMKPEG
- a CDS encoding DUF2937 family protein, with amino-acid sequence MKRKQWLLRKINGIFTVAAGLFGGMLFGQFPQFISQYIQRVGGHIDEARNIMNEYDIPEIAERIMSLEAGLNAITEAGPFTKLFVFIGHADWKIARKTWENFIPGITFDSEGITYIIVGGISAFLVFDLLKTIISAFLFPKRRDKESHSYKLNPK
- a CDS encoding DUF1648 domain-containing protein; its protein translation is MKNQRSFLKVISDITAFLFTLSLFVVIIYYYNKIPETIPVHYNATGEADGFGHKRSIWLIPFVSLFMFSGLFLLSRFIERFRLKQNGQQTKQKVGAIYLIRAINIIISSGFFYIGLSTIQVSLKITTGLSVWFLPVFLGALVIVIGLFIYWIKRNK